Proteins co-encoded in one Juglans regia cultivar Chandler chromosome 16, Walnut 2.0, whole genome shotgun sequence genomic window:
- the LOC108997274 gene encoding protein MIZU-KUSSEI 1-like, producing MKLVTAKSIPHDCSFSFSRRYFHWKKKTDDEDDEEEVLTFSSSSHFSEDGIKDEKFGIPLPEISSVSAPRKKQSNSKLRSALTLFSKSRSSTRVIGTLFGYRRGHAHIAFQEDAKQDPAFFIELATPTSVLVREMASGLVRIALECEKKMDSKKGKKLVEETLWRTYCNGKKCGLAMRRECGAEELKVLKAVEPISMGAGVLPGSASGNGAGSEGELMYMRAKFERVVGSIDHSQAFYMINPDGAGGPELSVYLLRV from the coding sequence ATGAAGCTCGTCACAGCCAAGAGTATTCCTCATGActgttctttctctttctccaggAGGTACTTCCACTGGAAAAAGAAGactgatgatgaggatgatgaggaAGAAGTACTGACCTTCAGCTCATCTTCTCATTTCTCTGAGGACGGGATCAAAGATGAAAAGTTTGGAATTCCCCTGCCTGAAATCTCTTCTGTGTCAGCACCAAGGAAGAAGCAGTCAAATTCTAAGCTCCGATCTGCTCTTACTCTTTTCAGTAAGAGCAGATCAAGCACCCGAGTGATAGGTACCCTTTTCGGATATCGCAGAGGGCATGCCCATATTGCATTTCAAGAGGATGCCAAGCAGGACCCAGCATTTTTTATCGAGCTCGCAACACCAACAAGCGTCTTGGTCCGGGAAATGGCATCAGGGCTGGTCCGCATTGCGTTGGAGTGCGAGAAGAAAATGGACAGCAAGAAAGGTAAGAAGTTAGTGGAGGAGACCCTGTGGAGGACATACTGCAATGGTAAGAAATGCGGGTTGGCGATGAGGCGCGAGTGCGGGGCTGAGGAGTTGAAGGTGTTGAAAGCTGTGGAGCCAATTTCAATGGGTGCTGGAGTGTTACCAGGGAGTGctagtgggaatggagctgggTCCGAAGGCGAGCTCATGTATATGAGAGCCAAGTTTGAGCGTGTTGTTGGATCCATAGATCACTCGCAAGCCTTTTACATGATCAACCCTGATGGTGCTGGTGGTCCTGAACTTAGTGTGTATTTGCTTAGAGTTTAG
- the LOC108997292 gene encoding rust resistance kinase Lr10-like — MEIYHFLFLISLFIIMLYLGECQNEQCPELRCGDEGPAIRFPFRLKGMQPHRCGFPGFDVFCTHANDTVLELPISVKLYIKRIDYKSQVIQLYDQDDCLLRQLLELNLSSSHFQYKEEVNTYGYALFNCSSRQVLPEYIDPISCLSGLGYQVYALASNMGDPKLLMIITSCTRIYNDLLIPYDIILRGHDKILPLEWKEPECRHCEAKGRMCGLKNNSTTSEIKCSSKLDNTPGVGASKKIVVAGAILGSFVLLLVVFVVYRFYSNDKVEKEYQARIETFLEDYRNFKPARYMYTDIKRITNQFSEKIGEGAYGTVFKGKLSNEIHVAVKILKYSFKGNGEDFINEVGTIGRIHHVNVVRLVGFCADGYRRALVYEFLPNDSLDKFISSVDAAKNRFLGWEKLQDIALGIAKGIEYLHQGCDQRILHFDIKPHNVLLDQNFNPKISDFGLAKLCSKDQSIVSMTTARGTMGYIAPEVFSRNFGIVSYKADVYSFGMLLLEIVGGSKIFADIVEISTSKNYFPTWIYNLLIEQKEDLQVLIEDYGEAQIVKKLAIVGLWCIQWHPLDRPSMKVVIQMLEGVEDKLIVPPNPFPSTGVAKINAQMPPRRGLD; from the exons ATGGAAATCTATCACTTCCTCTTTTTGATTTCACTCTTCATCATCATGTTATACCTCGGGGAGTGCCAAAATGAGCAGTGTCCTGAATTGCGGTGTGGAGATGAAGGCCCAGCCATTCGATTTCCTTTCCGACTTAAAGGCATGCAGCCACATCGTTGTGGCTTTCCTGGGTTTGATGTATTCTGCACTCATGCAAATGATACGGTGCTTGAGCTACCCATTTCAGTAAAGCTCTATATCAAAAGGATTGACTACAAATCTCAAGTTATTCAACTATATGATCAAGACGATTGCCTTCTCAGGCAACTTCTGGAACTTAATCTATCTTCCTCGCATTTCCAATACAAAGAAGAGGTAAACACTTATGGCTATGCCTTGTTCAATTGTTCCTCAAGACAAGTACTACCTGAATACATTGATCCCATCTCTTGTCTTAGCGGCCTTGGATACCAAGTTTATGCCTTGGCATCTAATATGGGTGACCCCAAACTCTTGATGATAATTACATCTTGTACAAGGATATATAATGATCTACTCATcccatatgatataatattgagGGGTCATGATAAGATCCTTCCCTTGGAATGGAAGGAACCAGAGTGCAGACACTGTGAAGCGAAAGGCAGGATGTGTGGATTGAAGAATAACAGCACTACATCAGAAATAAAGTGCTCATCCAAATTAGACAATACTCCAG GTGTAGGTGCTTCAAAAAAGATAGTGGTTGCTG GTGCCATCTTAGGTTCATTTGTTTTACTACTAGTGGTCTTTGTAGTCTATCGTTTCTACAGCAATGACAAAGTAGAAAAGGAATATCAAGCAAGGATCGAAACATTCTTGGAGGATTATAGAAATTTCAAGCCCGCCAGATACATGTATACTGATATTAAAAGGATTACAAATCAATTTAGTGAGAAGATAGGCGAAGGAGCCTATGGAACAGTATTTAAAGGAAAGCTTTCCAATGAAATCCATGTTGCTGTGAAGATCCTAAAATATAGTTTCAAGGGAAATGGAGAAGACTTCATAAATGAAGTGGGAACAATTGGTAGAATCCACCATGTTAATGTGGTACGCTTGGTTGGCTTTTGTGCCGATGGATACAGACGGGCACTAGTTTATGAGTTCTTGCCAAATGATTCACTAGATAAGTTCATATCCTCAGTAGATGCAGCCAAAAACCGTTTCCTTGGTTGGGAGAAGTTGCAAGATATTGCTCTAGGCATTGCCAAGGGAATTGAATATCTTCACCAAGGGTGTGACCAACGAATCCTCCATTTTGATATCAAACCGCATAATGTCTTGCTAGATCAAAACTTCAATCCAAAGATTTCTGATTTTGGTCTTGCCAAATTATGTTCTAAGGACCAAAGTATAGTATCAATGACAACAGCAAGAGGGACCATGGGTTATATTGCACCAGAAGTGTTCTCAAGGAATTTTGGCATTGTGTCTTATAAAGCAGACGTTTATAGTTTTGGAATGTTATTGCTCGAAATAGTTGGAGGCAGCAAGATTTTTGCAGATATAGTGGAAATTAGCACTAGCAAAAACTACTTTCCAACATGGATCTATAACCTTCTTATAGAACAAAAAGAAGACCTACAAGTCCTTATTGAGGATTATGGAGAAGCTCAAATTGTGAAGAAACTTGCGATTGTGGGGCTCTGGTGTATCCAATGGCACCCATTGGATCGTCCTTCCATGAAAGTTGTGATTCAAATGTTGGAAGGAGTAGAAGATAAATTAATTGTGCCTCCTAACCCATTTCCCTCTACAGGTGTTGCCAAAATCAATGCACAGATGCCTCCAAGACGCGGTCTAGACTAG